A single region of the Lycium barbarum isolate Lr01 chromosome 2, ASM1917538v2, whole genome shotgun sequence genome encodes:
- the LOC132627739 gene encoding uncharacterized protein LOC132627739, giving the protein MDLKCSDLGQWKEALSSYEAHIESLNKPNLVSLDDFYRNELAGVLRQRNPSYITTPELTKLMQWKLTRGKWRPRLLDFVSSLDDSVVRSASEKAFQSLPDIKKAITELTVLKGVGPATASAVLAAYAPDIAPFMSDEAMVAAIGNSKDYTLKQYLVLVDKLQAKAKELSAKGDCFTASDVERALWSSAVGAKSGGSSKEPKEVNLEQKSKRKRVR; this is encoded by the exons ATGGACTTGAAATGCTCTGATTTGGGCCAATGGAAGGAGGCCTTATCTTCTTACGAAGCCCATATCGAGTCACTTAACAAGCCCAACCTGGTCTCTCTCGATGATTTCTACCGGAACGAACTCGCCGGTGTTCTCCGTCAACGAAACCCTAGTTACATCACTACTCCCGAACTCACTAAACTCATGCAATGGAAGCTTACCAGAGGCAAATGGAG GCCTAGGCTGTTGGATTTTGTATCATCACTGGATGACTCAGTTGTGAGATCTGCTTCAGAGAAAGCATTTCAGTCTCTACCTGATATCAAGAAAGCTATTACGGAGCTCACTGTCTTGAAAGGCGTCGGTCCAGCCACTGCCTCCGCTGTTCTGGCTGCTTATGCGCCAGATATTGCACCGTTTATGTCGGATGAA GCAATGGTTGCTGCAATCGGTAACTCAAAAGACTATACTTTGAAACAGTATCTAGTCTTAGTGGACAAATTGCAGGCAAAAGCCAAG GAGTTATCAGCAAAAGGAGACTGTTTTACTGCATCAGATGTTGAAAGGGCACTGTGGAGTTCTGCAGTGGGTGCCAAATCGGGTGGCTCATCAAAAGAGCCCAAGGAGGTCAACTTGGAGCAGAAGTCCAAGAGGAAGCGAGTACGGTGA
- the LOC132627740 gene encoding amino acid transporter AVT6A-like: MTYSDRKHRRSPKTAPLLPQKDADSVHSDAGFNGASFSGAVFNLSSTIVGAGIMALPATLKQLGAIPGVIVIVLAAVLTEKSIEMLLRFTKASKAVSYSGLAGDAFGGFGRTLLQACIVINNLGTLVVYMIIIGDVLSGTSSDGVHYSGVMEEWFGQHWWNSRANLLLLTTLLVFAPLISFKRVDSLRYTSALSVALAVVFVVITAGIVIVKFINGSIGMPRLLPKLVDQASFWKLFTTVPVLVTAYICHHNIHPIENELRDGSQMKSIVRTSIVLCSTVYVATSFFGFLLFGDHTLDDVLANFDGELGIPYSSLLNDVVRVSYVLHLMLVFPIVFFSLRLNMDGLFFPYAIPIAYDNRRFFSVTAALICFIFLGANCVPSIWDAFQFTGATATVSVGFIFPAAIVLRDTHGIATKRDRLVSWVMILLAVSSSTVAICSDIYSIFNIGVEA; the protein is encoded by the exons ATGACTTACTCGGACCGGAAACACCGTCGGAGCCCTAAAACGGCCCCTCTTTTACCTCAAAAAGATGCCGATTCCGTCCACTCGGATGCCGGATTTAACGGCGCTTCTTTCTCGGGCGCCGTGTTCAACCTCTCAAGTACAATTGTGGGTGCAGGAATTATGGCACTTCCGGCTACACTTAAACAACTTGGTGCAATTCCAGGTGTTATTGTTATTGTACTTGCTGCTGTGTTGACGGAGAAGTCAATTGAGATGTTGTTGAGATTCACTAAAGCTTCTAAGGCGGTATCTTATTCTGGACTTGCTGGTGATGCGTTTGGAGGGTTTGGGAGGACGTTGTTGCAAGCGTGTATTGTGATTAATAATCTAGGGACTCTTGTTGTTTACATGATCATCATCG GTGATGTTTTGTCCGGAACTTCATCAGATGGGGTGCATTATTCGGGTGTGATGGAAGAATGGTTTGGCCAACATTGGTGGAATTCACGCGCTAACTTGCTGCTTCTTACTACACTCCTTGTTTTTGCTCCTCTTATTTCATTCAAACGCGTTG ATTCATTGAGATACACATCAGCCTTGTCAGTCGCTTTGGCTGTTGTATTTGTGGTGATCACAGCTGGAATAGTCATTGTTAAGTTCATTAATGGAAGCATCGGAATGCCTCGCTTGCTGCCTAAACTTGTTGATCAGGCGTCTTTCTGGAAGCTATTCACAACTGTTCCAGTACTTGTTACTGCCTATATTTGCCATCACAATA TACATCCTATAGAGAATGAGCTAAGAGATGGCAGCCAGATGAAGTCAATAGTCCGGACTTCAATTGTCTTATGCTCAACTGTATATGTAGCGACCAGCTTTTTTGGATTCCTTCTCTTTGGCGATCATACCTTGGATGATGTACTCGCCAACTTTGATGGTGAACTTGGGATTCCTTACAGCTCATTACTTAATGATGTGGTGCGAGTGAGCTATGTGCTACACTTGATGCTTGTTTTCCCAATTGTCTTCTTTTCCCTTCGCCTCAATATGGATGGCCTCTTTTTCCCATATGCAATTCCTATTGCCTATGATAATCGCAGATTCTTTTCAGTCACAGCAGCTCTTATCTGTTTCATATTTTTGGGAGCAAATTGTGTACCTAGCATCTGGGATGCCTTCCAGTTTACTGGTGCCACAGCTACTGTCTCTGTTGGTTTCATTTTCCCTGCTGCAATTGTCCTTAG GGATACACATGGGATTGCAACCAAGAGAGACAGGTTAGTGTCATGGGTCATGATACTATTAGCTGTTTCTTCAAGTACTGTGGCAATCTGCAGCGACATTTACAGTATTTTCAATATTGGAGTTGAAGCTTAG